One stretch of Passer domesticus isolate bPasDom1 chromosome 2, bPasDom1.hap1, whole genome shotgun sequence DNA includes these proteins:
- the LOC135295140 gene encoding uncharacterized protein LOC135295140 — protein MCRSGDSKMLKIAYLSSTIRDLLRSKRQLGEQPTSPEFVPSSVACSSPTPFPSTSTPRSGILKRAARDGSAQELYHPPGSLQGVPSLRPRSPGQTLRDSPCPPFSPVRCLKSSKSVRFYPPPSPTPLGDSPSQDGADESQSGGDLMGFPAETPPSSRNPFRSPRNPFRFPDPSSSSVPSAPPLPPPLPLRGAPPPAPPFEASASEAGTTPSVPAPVTGSSSSAPGPGSHAPSSGSHAPSGAGGGAGAWNQGPLLNLSAAPVSYIPGREGRTQAQWIPFSNQTIKELCKAQKDYSRESEFFRGILRAILTDAIVIPADLRRIFSCLLSPSEFRLWEANWKREIGKILPQLWQDASSARDTEGGMISTDHLCGIGDWADGNYQAWYIPAEALKATTSAALKAFTALRPPTAPLISYTKIIQEDNEPFLLFTERLRKAVEMQVRDEATREEILTEMAATNANPACKAAILSLPFDPPPDLTQMLQVCERKVSVLPESTPRGQRPTQRRVAVAESTTAEDNNPAPHRTPRPIRRPPPGADAPSALKKLTQEREASPRKDKSRAENFPSRGGGGGGEQPEAVPQVNPPTLSYPQDSTTSYPILTTTSNISPYRLQLIEPLHLTDTSFREVSVSPDAQGTWWRVKCKYVVVGDTKYTPPHINILPGVVSTHIHLFSVVLHCTQPPIFLPKGQVIAQAIPVPEICHSTTDTEVTPTVAWSQFVTGDKPRLTCHIQKDGEATTLHGLLDTGADVTIIPAREWPAHWELQNVAGKIQGVGGVQLAKQSRSFVQIMGPDGQLASVRPFVLNYSEPLWGRDLLAQWGAKIDLPSAPPVFRAAVTEGRPTQKLNWKSDVPVWVEQWPLSKQKLKALQELVDEQLQKGHLVESTSPWNSPVFVIKKPNKNKWRLLHDLRKINDIIEDMGSLQPGMPSPAMLPQNHQLAVIDIKDCFFQIPLHPDDAPRFAFSVPTINREAPRRRYHWTVLPQGMKNSPVICQWYVSSLLSPVRAAMPEVTIQHYMDDILVCAPTDDMLTHALDLTINSLIAAGFELQQDKIQRMPPWRYLGLEIGRRTIVPQKISIRPNIRTLADVQQLCGALNWVRPWLGVSTEDLAPLFNLLKGGEELSSPRSLTPEAQAALEKIQTSISSRQAHRYRPELPFKFIILGRLPHLHGVIFQWDSNIKRDQGAKDPLLIIEWVFLSHHRSKRMTKPQELVAELIRKARLRIRELAGVDFNCIHVPIQLSSGNFTKAMLEHLLQENEALQFALDSFSGQISIHKPSHKFFNSDIQFHLSIKSIQSRTPLEALTVFTDASGASHKSVMTWKDPQTQQWEADVKVVLGSPQIAELDAVVRAFEKFAEPFNLVTDSAYVAGVVSRAEGAILQEVSNNALFLLLSKLIRLVSHREQPYYVMHVRSHTELPGFIMEGNRRADALAAPAQVAPLPCVFEQAKLSHQLFHQNAPGLVRQFKISREQARAIVATCPQCQAFQLPSIPSGTNPRGLSSCEVWQMDVTHVPEFGRLSYVHVSIDTFSNAVYASAHAGEKANDVKKHLLLAFSVLGIPKCIKTDNGPAYKSRELRSFLQQWGIEHKTGIPYSPTGQAMVERAHQSLKNTLHHQHSAMKMDSPQTRLARALYTINFLNCSFDNLNPPVVRHFGENKSLKPETKPPVLIKDPETWKTEGPFDLVTWGRGYACVSTPSGPKWVPSKWVRPFLPKKQVSVGTVPQVQESCWRRRRKPFEGDLDVLGSEF, from the exons ATGTGCCGCTCGGGGGACTCTAAGATGTTAAAAATCGCGTATCTAAGCTCAACTATTCGGGACCTTTTACGATCTAAGAGGCAATTGGGAGAGCAGCCAACCTCACCTGAGTTCGTCCCCAGTTCGGTTGCGTGTTCTTCCCCTACCCCTTTTCCCTCTACCTCTACCCCAAGATCTGGGATCCTGAAGAGAGCAGCCCGCGATGGCAGCGCGCAGGAATTATACCATCCTCCTGGCTCTCTTCAGGGTGTCCCTTCCCTCCGCCCGAGGAGTCCTGGCCAGACTCTTCGGGAttctccctgtccccccttttccccagtTAGGTGTTTAAAAAGTTCGAAATCTGTTCGTTTTtatcctcctccttcccctacCCCTTTGGGAGATTCACCATCACAAGATGGCGCGGATGAATCCCAAAGTGGCGGAGACCTCATGGGTTTTCCCGCCGAAACGCCTCCTTCTTCCCGAAATCCCTTTCGTTCCCCGCGAAACCCTTTCCGTTTCCCTgacccctcctcttcctcagttCCCTCCGCTCCGCCCTTGCCTCCGCCCCTCCCTCTGCGCGGCGCTCCGCCCCCAGCTCCACCTTTCGAAGCCTCCGCCTCTGAGGCGGGGACAACGCCATCGGTCCCCGCCCCCGTCACCGGCTCCTCCTCTTCCGCCCCGGGCCCTGGTTCCCACGCTCCCtcttccggttcccacgctccaTCGGGTGCtggggggggggctggggcCTGGAACCAGGGGCCGCTGCTTAACCTTTCCGCGGCTCCGGTTTCTTACATCccggggagggaagggaggaccCAGGCCCAGTGGATCCCCTTTTCAAATCAAACCATCAAAGAGTTATGTAAGGCCCAGAAGGATTACTCCAGGGAAAGTGAGTTTTTCCGGGGAATCCTGAGGGCCATACTAACAGATGCCATCGTCATTCCTGCCGATCTCCGGCGGATCTTTTCGTGCTTGCTTAGCCCCTCAGAGTTCCGTCTCTGGGAGGCAAATTGGAAACGAGAGATAGGCAAGATTTTGCCTCAATTATGGCAAGATGCAAGCTCCGCCAGGGACACGGAGGGAGGAATGATTTCTACAGACCATCTTTGTGGCATCGGGGACTGGGCAGACGGGAACTACCAGGCTTGGTATATCCCTGCAGAGGCACTTAAGGCAACAACATCTGCAGCATTGAAAGCGTTCACTGCCCTTAGACCTCCTACTGCTCCCCTCATTTCATATACTAAAATCATACAAGAAGATAACGAACCGTTTCTTCTTTTTACTGAGCGGTTAAGGAAAGCGGTAGAAATGCAGGTGCGGGATGAGGCGACCCGGGAGGAAATCCTGACAGAGATGGCAGCCACCAATGCAAATCCTGCGTGCAAGGCTGCCATCCTCAGCCTCCCCTTTGACCCTCCACCGGACCTGACCCAAATGCTGCAAGTTTGCGAAAGGAAGGTGTCTGTCCTCCCCGAAAGTACTCCCAGAGGACAGCGCCCAACTCAGCGGAGAGTCGCCGTAGCAGAATCTACCACGGCAGAGGACAATAATCCAGCACCGCATCGGACGCCCCGTCCCATCCGAAGACCACCTCCCGGCGCCGATGCTCC ATCAGCACTCAAAAAACTAACTCAAGAGCGCGAGGCCTCCCCGCGCAAAGATAAAAGTAGGGCGGAGAACTTTCCATCTCgcggggggggaggaggaggggaacaGCCGGAAGCGGTTCCCCAGGTTAATCCGCCTACGTTGTCATATCCACAGGACTCGACTACCTCATATCCAATACTGACTACCACTTCTAATATCTCTCCGTACAGGCTCCAGCTCATCGAGCCCTTACACCTGACAGACACCAGTTTCCGGGAAGTCTCCGTCTCGCCAGACGCACAAGGTACTTGGTGGCGGGTCAAATGTAAGTATGTCGTTGTCGGAGACACAAAATACACCCCACCACACATCAACATCTTGCCAGGGGTGGTGTCCACACATATACACCTATTCTCTGTCGTCCTGCATTGCACACAGCCACCCATCTTTCTGCCCAAGGGCCAGGTGATTGCGCAAGCGATCCCTGTCCCAGAAATCTGTCATTCCACCACTGACACAGAAGTAACACCTACCGTGGCTTGGTCTCAATTTGTCACCGGGGACAAGCCACGGCTCACCTGCCACATACAGAAGGATGGGGAGGCCACCACATTACATGGACTCTTGGACACCGGGGCAGATGTGACGATCATTCCCGCAAGGGAATGGCCGGCACATTGGGAGCTGCAAAACGTGGCTGGAAAAATCCAGGGTGTCGGGGGGGTCCAATTGGCAAAGCAGTCTCGGAGTTTCGTTCAAATTATGGGGCCAGACGGGCAATTGGCCTCTGTTCGCCcgtttgttttaaattattcgGAACCCCTGTGGGGAAGAGACCTCCTTGCCCAATGGGGAGCCAAAATTGACCTACCATCGGCTCCTCCGGTTTTTCGGGCAGCGGTCACTGAGGGGCGCCCTACCCAGAAACTTAATTGGAAATCAGATGTCCCTGTCTGGGTAGAGCAGTGGCCGCTTTCTAAACAAAAACTTAAGGCGCTCCAGGAGCTCGTGGATGAGCAGTTACAGAAGGGTCATCTGGTGGAGTCCACGTCACCGTGGAACTCCCCAGTCTTTGTCATCAAAAAACCCAATAAGAACAAGTGGCGGCTCCTCCACGACCTCCGCAAAATTAATGACATCATTGAAGATATGGGGTCTCTTCAACCAGGGATGCCGTCCCCGGCGATGCTCCCTCAAAACCATCAATTGGCTGTCATCGATATAAAAGattgctttttccaaattcccCTCCATCCGGATGATGCCCCACGTTTCGCCTTCTCGGTTCCCACCATCAACCGAGAAGCCCCAAGGAGGAGGTATCATTGGACAGTATTACCACAAGGCATGAAGAACTCGCCGGTAATCTGCCAATGGTACGTGTCCTCCTTGCTGTCCCCGGTGCGTGCTGCAATGCCGGAAGTCACAATCCAACATTACATGGACGACATCTTAGTTTGCGCTCCGACAGACGACATGCTTACACATGCGCTTGACCTGACAATCAATTCATTGATTGCTGCAGGGTTCGAGCTGCAACAGGACAAGATTCAGCGGATGCCGCCCTGGAGATACCTGGGCCTTGAAATTGGCCGCCGTACTATTGTACCTCAAAAAATATCAATTCGGCCAAACATTCGGACACTCGCTGATGTCCAGCAACTGTGTGGGGCTTTAAATTGGGTGAGACCTTGGCTGGGTGTTTCCACCGAGGACCTggccccccttttcaatttattgaaagggggagaggagcttagttcTCCGAGGTCTCTCACcccagaggcacaggcagcattagAAAAGATCCAGACGTCCATTTCCAGTCGGCAGGCTCATCGATACCGTCCCGAGCTGCCATTCAAATTTATCATCCTGGGAAGATTGCCACACCTCCACGGGGTGATTTTTCAATGGGACTCTAACATCAAACGGGACCAAGGGGCGAAGGATCCACTCTTGATcatagagtgggttttcctaagCCACCACAGGTCCAAAAGAATGACCaagccacaggagctggtggcagaaCTCATCCGCAAAGCACGCCTGCGGATCCGGGAGTTAGCAGGTGTGGATTTTAACTGCATTCACGTTCCGATCCAACTCAGCTCAGGTAATTTTACTAAGGCAATGTTAGAACACCTTCTGCAGGAAAATGAAGCATTACAGTTTGCACTCGACAGCTTCTCCGGCCAAATTTCTATCCACAAACCATCACACAAATTCTTTAATTCGGACATTCAATTCCATCTTTCGATAAAATCCATTCAGAGTCGAACTCCCCTCGAAGCCCTGACAGTTTTCACAGACGCGtccggagcatcccacaagtcagtaATGACTTGGAAGGATCCTCAGACTCAGCAGTGGGAGGCTGATGTTAAAGTAGTTCTGGGGTCTCCCCAGATCGCTGAGTTGGACGCTGTCGTCCGGGCTTTTGAGAAGTTCGCTGAGCCTTTTAATTTGGTAACTGATTCGGCTTATGTAGCCGGAGTTGTTTCTCGAGCTGAGGGTGCAATCTTGCAGGAGGTCTCCAACAATGCCTTGTTTCTTTTGCTCTCGAAATTAATTCGACTAGTCTCCCACCGAGAGCAACCATACTACGTGATGCACGTCAGGTCCCACACCGAGCTACCGGGGTTCATCATGGAGGGAAACAGGAGAGCTGATGCtcttgctgctcctgcccaggtggCCCCCCTCCCGTGCGTGTTCGAGCAGGCCAAGCTCAGCCACCAGCTCTTCCATCAGAATGCTCCTGGCCTTGTTAGACAGTTTAAGATCTCTCGGGAACAGGCCAGAGCAATTGTGGCaacatgtccccagtgccaagCCTTCCAACTTCCATCCATTCCATCAGGCACCAACCCCCGAGGTCTATCAAGTTGTGAGGTGTGGCAGATGGATGTCACTCATGTCCCGGAATTCGGACGTCTTTCTTACGTACATGTGTCTATCGACACCTTTTCTAATGCAGTCTATGCCTCTGCCCACGCAGGGGAGAAGGCCAATGACGTTAAAAAACATCTATTGCTGGCCTTCTCTGTGTTGGGCATCCCAAAGTGCATAAAAACAGACAATGGCCCGGCGTACAAGTCCAGGGAGTTGCGAagcttcctgcagcaatggggaatagAGCATAAGACCGGCATCCCCTATTCCCCGACAGGCCAAGCCATGGTGGAGAGAGCCCATCAGAGCCTGAAAAACACCCTACACCATCAGCATTCGGCAATGAAGATGGACTCCCCGCAGACCCGCCTTGCTCGAGCCTTATATACCATCAATTTCCTAAATTGCTCATTTGATAATTTAAACCCACCTGTCGTGCGTCATTTTGGCGAAAACAAAAGTCTGAAACCGGAGACAAAGCCACCAGTCTTGATAAAGGACCCGGAAACATGGAAAACGGAGGGGCCGTTTGACCTGGTgacctgggggaggggatatgcTTGCGTATCCACCCCCTCAGGTCCCAAATGGGTTCCTTCAAAGTGGGTCAGGCCCTTCCTGCCCAAAAAGCAGGTGTCTGTAGGTACGGTTCCCCAGGTTCAAGAGTCCTGCTGGAGGCGTAGGCGGAAACCCTTTGAGGGAGACTTAGATGTCCTGGGGTCAGAATTTTGA
- the LOC135294539 gene encoding uncharacterized protein LOC135294539, which produces MAAPLETVRLTAFVITFSLLVLPSMPWVVPQPRKNVWRTLADALGQDSLCLTTASAADPLSTCLVGIPSPPDELPPSIRDSLEPFFENKINRPSDPNPNVVWRRFANRLNQSKTEPLELKLLGSSAFHFCIQFFPYSDLDTSLQIANITANVSLCPSLSQITTSITQDFKPRSLPNGYFFICGDRAWQGIPSRLLGGPCTIGRLSLFTPSTSQIVNWQKIEVAPNSNRTRRDLTNLDSLCDEEIFHWSKPEEVAWITFLPWVAVAQSLGELGHLECWVAKQANLTSAALSDLLQDEEITRQATLQNRAAIDFLLLLHDHRCQDFEGLCCLNLTSKAEDVRLAIDQMREMISKIKEDSADWLGNLFSGWGLSGWLGSVLKTIILVVFVVLLVLIVISILWTILKRLMIKLTAPAVVNHVMELQPSEGEEDLRYEDFGYDCWEEDV; this is translated from the coding sequence ATGGCAGCCCCGCTGGAGACCGTACGACTCACGGCCTTCGTCATCACCTTCTCACTCCTTGTGTTGCCATCTATGCCGTGGGTCGTTCCCCAGCCAAGAAAGAACGTTTGGAGAACTCTCGCCGACGCCCTCGGTCAAGACAGTCTTTGCCTCACCACCGCATCAGCAGCAGACCCCTTGTCCacctgccttgtggggatcccGTCTCCTCCAGATGAGTTGCCCCCATCCATCCGTGATTCTCTAGAGcctttctttgaaaataaaatcaaccGCCCCTCTGACCCTAACCCTAATGTTGTCTGGAGGAGATTTGCCAACAGACTAAATCAGTCCAAAACCGAACCCCTAGAATTAAAATTGCTCGGGTCCTCCGCATTTCATTTTTGCATTCAGTTCTTCCCTTACTCCGACCTAGACACTTCCCTACAAATTGCAAATATCACCGCAAATGTCTCACTTTGCCCTTCCCTGTCACAGATTACAACCTCGATTACCCAGGACTTTAAACCTCGCTCTCTACCCAACggttattttttcatttgtggGGACCGAGCTTGGCAAGGCATCCCCTCTCGCCTTCTCGGAGGCCCATGTACTATCGGCCGGCTGTCGCTGTTTACACCCAGCACAAGTCAAATTGTTAATTGGCAGAAGATAGAAGTCGCACCAAATTCGAATCGGACAAGACGAGATTTAACTAATTTGGACAGTTTGTGCGACGAAGAGATTTTCCATTGGAGTAAGCCAGAGGAGGTGGCATGGATCACCTTCCTCCCCTGGGTGGCAGTCGCTCAATCATTAGGCGAATTGGgccacctcgagtgctgggtgGCGAAACAAGCAAATCTTACATCAGCCGCGCTAAGTGACCTTCTACAAGACGAGGAAATCACAAGGCAGGCCACTTTGCAGAACAGGGCAGCAATAGATTTTCTATTGCTGCTCCATGACCATCGCTGCCAGGACTTTGAGGGGCTCTGCTGCTTGAATTTGACTTCTAAGGCCGAGGACGTCCGTCTCGCCATTGATCAGATGCGAGAGATGATCAGCAAAATCAAGGAAGACTCCGCGGACTGGCTGGGGAACTTGTTCTCAGGATGGGGACTGTCAGGGTGGCTTGGGTCGGTGTTAAAAACTATTATTTTAGTTGTGTTTGTTGTTTTACTGGTTCTTATCGTTATTTCAATTTTATGGACAATTCTTAAGAGACTCATGATTAAGTTGACTGCCCCAGCGGTCGTAAACCATGTGATGGAGCTTCAGCCatcagaaggagaagaagatcTACGGTACGAGGACTTTGGTTACGACTGCTGGGAAGAAGATGTTTAG